Proteins encoded by one window of Ramlibacter tataouinensis:
- a CDS encoding protein kinase domain-containing protein, translated as MGHGRFSSDGAEFPATEAAPLEPLFTPSHPSAIEESRPPTPRPADDEGAISTFLYARLHNFTAACSTVAGPELTAFVNEARRMLSSAALKLGGEIAQRRPDSILCVFTHNPKDRVPTHAKRGLHAAILTVHEAMQLAARIGPQLEAAGVPPLWIAVGVHLGAGEVTPRASNAERMVHATGEAVEIARLLEGVAADLRWGLVASAGTRLAAGTRVESGRSATIGLPDESFLELTEISGLVARAGSTTPPSHYAMLRESLLLNQQIARASAGAPTGSGNLLIEDYRVLRKIGEGGNASVYLAQPVGGGPTQVLKVMRMDGPEGDAGLQRFLQEYALLSGIDHPNVAHFFRQGFSAGSAYIAMEYFPLGDLRSRIRRLLDPAIALYYLRQIAAGLEAIHHANIVHRDLKPDNIMVRQDGIVAITDFGVAKQVSMLITDTGAGEVVGTPYYLSPEQAQGHRVDARSDLYSLGVLAYEMLTGNKPYHATTTHDLLRLHVEAPVPALPPQHRHLQPVLDRLMAKDPQQRYASAGELLDDLDRLQA; from the coding sequence ATGGGACACGGCCGCTTTTCCTCCGACGGCGCTGAGTTCCCGGCCACCGAGGCGGCCCCGCTCGAGCCGCTGTTCACGCCGTCCCACCCCTCCGCCATCGAGGAAAGCCGGCCGCCGACTCCGAGGCCGGCCGACGACGAGGGGGCCATCAGCACCTTCCTGTACGCGCGCCTGCACAACTTCACCGCGGCCTGCTCCACCGTGGCCGGCCCCGAGCTGACCGCCTTCGTCAACGAAGCCCGGCGCATGCTGTCGTCGGCGGCACTCAAGCTGGGCGGCGAGATCGCCCAGCGGCGGCCCGACTCCATCCTGTGCGTCTTCACGCACAACCCGAAGGACCGGGTGCCGACCCATGCCAAGCGCGGCCTGCACGCGGCCATCCTGACGGTGCACGAGGCGATGCAGCTGGCGGCCCGGATCGGGCCGCAGCTGGAGGCCGCGGGCGTGCCGCCGCTGTGGATCGCAGTGGGGGTGCACCTGGGGGCGGGCGAGGTGACGCCGCGCGCCAGCAACGCCGAGCGCATGGTGCACGCCACCGGCGAGGCGGTGGAGATCGCCCGGCTGCTGGAGGGCGTGGCCGCTGACCTGCGCTGGGGCCTGGTGGCCTCGGCCGGCACCCGGCTGGCAGCCGGCACCCGGGTCGAGAGCGGGCGCAGCGCCACCATCGGGCTGCCGGACGAATCGTTCCTGGAGCTCACGGAGATCAGCGGCCTGGTGGCTCGCGCCGGTTCGACCACGCCGCCCAGCCACTACGCCATGCTGCGCGAGTCGCTGCTGCTCAACCAGCAGATCGCCCGCGCCAGCGCCGGCGCGCCCACCGGCAGCGGCAACCTGCTGATCGAGGACTACCGCGTGCTGCGCAAGATCGGCGAGGGCGGCAACGCCTCGGTCTACCTGGCGCAGCCGGTGGGCGGCGGCCCGACCCAGGTGCTCAAGGTGATGCGCATGGACGGCCCCGAGGGCGACGCCGGCCTGCAGCGCTTCCTGCAGGAATACGCGCTGCTCTCGGGCATCGACCACCCGAACGTGGCGCACTTCTTCCGCCAGGGCTTCTCGGCCGGCAGCGCCTACATCGCGATGGAGTACTTCCCGCTGGGCGACCTGCGCAGCCGCATCCGCCGCCTGCTGGACCCGGCCATCGCGCTGTACTACCTGCGCCAGATCGCCGCCGGGCTGGAGGCGATCCACCACGCCAACATCGTGCACCGCGACCTCAAGCCGGACAACATCATGGTCCGGCAGGACGGCATCGTCGCCATCACCGACTTCGGCGTGGCCAAGCAGGTCTCCATGCTGATCACCGACACCGGCGCCGGCGAAGTGGTGGGCACGCCCTACTACCTGAGCCCGGAGCAGGCCCAGGGCCACCGCGTCGATGCCCGCTCCGACCTGTACAGCCTGGGCGTGCTGGCCTACGAGATGCTCACCGGCAACAAGCCCTATCACGCCACCACCACCCACGACCTGCTGCGCCTGCACGTGGAGGCGCCGGTGCCCGCGCTGCCGCCGCAGCACCGGCACCTGCAGCCGGTGCTCGACCGGCTGATGGCCAAGGACCCGCAGCAGCGCTACGCCTCGGCCGGCGAACTGCTGGACGACCTCGACCGGTTGCAGGCATGA
- a CDS encoding response regulator — protein sequence MNPNDHYLVDVIGFNDVERAMLASIFALAARRDPGFAQFEPGTPGRTPDVYLVDADKPEAMKEFRSLHKRAGLPSVLIGTSAQGTDFPVLPRPLQWARLLQALDDVVSGGDDGAPFVAPPVDAHAHLRRSLPGASRSSSPQAAAQAGAAQRMMGDTVLVVDDNATVRAFMQAKLAPFGFEVDFAETGEEAIGLSGTHEYTCVFLDVVLPGIDGYQVCKLIKSNKQAIRKTAVVMLTSRSSPFDKLRGSLAGCDEYLTKPLDEDRLLEVIAKFLPSGRKQAERAARK from the coding sequence GTGAATCCCAACGACCACTACCTCGTCGACGTCATCGGCTTCAATGACGTCGAGCGCGCCATGCTGGCCAGCATCTTCGCGCTGGCGGCCCGGCGCGACCCCGGCTTCGCCCAGTTCGAGCCGGGCACCCCCGGCCGCACGCCCGACGTCTACCTGGTGGACGCCGACAAGCCCGAGGCCATGAAGGAGTTCCGGTCGCTGCACAAGCGCGCCGGCCTGCCCTCGGTGCTGATCGGCACCAGCGCCCAGGGCACCGACTTCCCGGTGCTGCCGCGCCCGCTGCAATGGGCCCGGCTGCTGCAGGCGCTGGACGACGTGGTCTCCGGCGGCGACGACGGCGCGCCCTTCGTGGCGCCGCCGGTCGATGCCCACGCCCACCTGCGCCGCAGCCTGCCGGGGGCATCGCGTTCCAGTTCGCCGCAGGCGGCGGCGCAAGCCGGCGCCGCCCAGCGGATGATGGGCGACACCGTGCTGGTGGTCGACGACAACGCCACGGTGCGCGCCTTCATGCAGGCCAAGCTGGCGCCGTTCGGCTTCGAGGTGGATTTCGCCGAGACCGGCGAGGAGGCGATCGGCCTGTCCGGCACGCACGAGTACACCTGCGTGTTCCTCGACGTGGTGCTGCCCGGCATCGACGGCTACCAGGTCTGCAAGCTGATCAAGTCGAACAAGCAGGCGATCCGCAAGACGGCGGTGGTCATGCTGACCAGCCGCAGCTCGCCGTTCGACAAGCTGCGCGGCTCGCTGGCCGGCTGCGACGAGTACCTCACCAAGCCGCTGGACGAAGACCGCCTGCTGGAGGTGATCGCCAAGTTCCTGCCCAGCGGGCGCAAGCAGGCCGAGCGGGCGGCGCGCAAATGA
- a CDS encoding chemotaxis protein CheA — protein MNQPSTAFGDANAYREIFFEETHEHLAQVESILLRLQPEQADGDWQADLNAIFRAVHSIKGSAAMLGCHDMAALAHLQENLLDVLRKQERALEAADVQALLRAGDAVQAQALCHRGLSDKAPETLVVEALLRDQLARPRAGAQGDLPGPVRRAFRVQLGPLAEAIADAELEMMLAGLAEMGTVGETQIDNVAGGSVAFDVELEGTAMDLQSVLALLVAPELVAIEPRQPAGTPALAAEAQAASPAPVAGADLGDELFVDPDEFRRKRAAAAPAESERPEPAVAPAPQPATAPQPAATAQPAAADLHEPVGLAATDTGYIRVATEKIDLLVNLVGELVITEAMLARSSNLAGEGGDGRFSEGGLADLSRHTRNLQEAVLAIRMLPISNVFSRFPRLVHELGSRLGKRVELRFGGESTELDRGLIEKISDPLTHLVRNAVDHGLETPDERAEAGKPPVGTLRLHATQRGGNVVIEVSDDGRGLDRRRILAQAARRGIPVPADASDAQVWQLVFMPGFSTAEQVTELSGRGVGMDVVRRNIQALGGTVELSSAAGWGTTVTVSVPLTLAIIEAMTVAIGNAIYVLPLSAVAESLRVQPGEIHSLPGHGDMLRVREDYLPVLHLARLFPPQQPAEAADTIAVIVEAEGQRVALVVDELVGQQQIVVKSLEANFRRVPGLSGATVMGDGSVALILDVSHLVRRCSGRQASHA, from the coding sequence ATGAACCAGCCCTCCACCGCCTTCGGCGACGCCAACGCGTACCGCGAGATCTTCTTCGAGGAAACGCACGAGCACCTGGCCCAGGTCGAGTCGATCCTGCTGCGGCTGCAGCCCGAACAGGCGGACGGCGACTGGCAGGCCGACCTGAACGCGATCTTCCGCGCCGTGCATTCGATCAAGGGCAGCGCCGCCATGCTGGGCTGCCACGACATGGCGGCGCTGGCCCACCTGCAGGAGAACCTGCTGGACGTCCTGCGCAAGCAGGAGCGCGCCCTGGAAGCCGCCGACGTGCAGGCGCTGCTGCGCGCCGGCGATGCGGTGCAGGCGCAGGCGCTGTGCCACCGCGGGCTGTCCGACAAGGCGCCCGAGACCTTGGTGGTGGAAGCGCTGCTGCGCGACCAGCTGGCGCGCCCGCGCGCCGGCGCACAGGGCGACCTGCCGGGGCCGGTGCGGCGGGCCTTCCGCGTGCAGCTCGGGCCGCTGGCCGAGGCCATCGCCGATGCCGAGCTGGAGATGATGCTGGCCGGGCTGGCCGAGATGGGCACCGTGGGCGAGACGCAGATCGACAACGTGGCCGGCGGCAGCGTCGCCTTCGACGTCGAGCTCGAAGGCACGGCGATGGATTTGCAGAGCGTGCTGGCGCTGCTGGTGGCGCCGGAGCTGGTGGCGATCGAGCCGCGCCAGCCCGCCGGGACTCCCGCGCTGGCGGCCGAGGCACAGGCCGCCAGCCCCGCCCCGGTGGCAGGCGCCGACCTGGGCGACGAGCTGTTCGTCGATCCCGACGAATTCCGCCGCAAGCGCGCGGCGGCCGCTCCCGCCGAGTCCGAGCGGCCGGAACCCGCGGTTGCCCCGGCGCCGCAGCCAGCCACGGCACCGCAGCCGGCAGCCACGGCGCAGCCGGCCGCCGCCGACCTGCACGAGCCGGTCGGGCTGGCCGCCACCGACACCGGCTACATCCGGGTGGCCACCGAGAAGATCGACCTGCTGGTCAACCTGGTGGGCGAGCTGGTGATCACCGAAGCCATGCTGGCGCGCAGCAGCAATCTGGCGGGCGAGGGCGGCGACGGCCGTTTCTCCGAGGGCGGCCTGGCCGACCTGTCGCGCCACACGCGCAACCTGCAGGAAGCGGTGCTGGCGATCCGCATGCTGCCGATCTCCAATGTGTTCTCGCGCTTCCCGCGGCTGGTGCACGAGCTCGGCTCGCGCCTGGGCAAGCGGGTCGAGCTGCGCTTCGGCGGCGAGAGCACCGAGCTGGACCGCGGCCTGATCGAGAAGATCTCGGACCCGCTCACCCACCTGGTGCGCAACGCGGTCGACCACGGGCTGGAAACGCCCGACGAGCGCGCCGAAGCCGGCAAGCCGCCGGTGGGCACCTTGCGCCTGCACGCCACCCAGCGCGGCGGCAACGTGGTGATCGAGGTCAGCGACGACGGCCGCGGGCTGGACCGCCGGCGCATCCTGGCGCAGGCGGCCCGGCGCGGCATCCCGGTGCCGGCCGACGCCAGCGACGCGCAGGTCTGGCAGCTGGTGTTCATGCCGGGGTTCTCCACCGCCGAGCAGGTGACCGAGCTGTCCGGCCGCGGGGTCGGCATGGACGTGGTCCGTCGCAACATCCAGGCGCTGGGCGGCACGGTCGAGCTGTCGTCAGCCGCCGGCTGGGGCACCACCGTCACCGTCAGCGTGCCGCTGACGCTGGCCATCATCGAGGCGATGACGGTGGCCATCGGCAATGCGATCTACGTGCTGCCGCTGTCGGCGGTGGCCGAGTCGCTGCGCGTGCAGCCCGGCGAGATCCACAGCCTGCCCGGCCACGGCGACATGCTGCGGGTGCGCGAGGACTACCTGCCGGTGCTGCACCTGGCGCGCCTGTTCCCGCCGCAGCAGCCGGCCGAAGCGGCCGACACCATCGCCGTCATCGTCGAAGCCGAAGGCCAGCGCGTGGCCCTGGTGGTGGACGAGCTGGTCGGCCAGCAGCAGATCGTGGTCAAGAGCCTGGAGGCCAATTTCCGGCGCGTGCCGGGCCTGTCGGGCGCCACCGTCATGGGCGACGGCTCGGTCGCCCTGATCCTCGACGTGAGCCACCTGGTGCGCCGTTGCAGCGGCCGCCAGGCCTCGCACGCCTGA
- a CDS encoding serine/threonine-protein kinase, translated as MTALEVQAAVFAGPWELQAVLGRGRRSTVYRALDAQGRTAAVKVCAGADLAREHRLLATFRHPHLLRPLGCGRGPQGPWLASEWAQGGALPAPPAGGFADAQVRRWLAELGGALAHLHRRGWVHRDLKPANLLRRADGSLVLADLGEAVPAGTPGPAPGTVVGSPRYAAPEQSQGAPAAPAADVYSLGVLLHEWLTGWPAYGGETPAELQAQHLIAPVPRLCAERAHWQPLLDALMAKDPAHRLPDGQAVLTRNAT; from the coding sequence ATGACCGCGCTGGAAGTGCAAGCCGCCGTCTTCGCCGGTCCTTGGGAACTGCAAGCGGTGCTGGGCCGCGGCCGCCGCTCCACCGTGTACCGGGCCCTCGACGCGCAGGGGCGCACCGCCGCCGTCAAGGTGTGCGCGGGCGCCGACCTGGCGCGCGAGCACCGGCTGCTCGCCACCTTCCGGCATCCCCACCTGCTGCGGCCGCTCGGTTGTGGCCGCGGCCCGCAGGGCCCCTGGCTGGCCAGCGAATGGGCGCAGGGCGGCGCCTTGCCTGCCCCGCCCGCCGGCGGTTTCGCCGATGCCCAGGTGCGCCGCTGGCTGGCCGAACTGGGCGGCGCCCTGGCCCACCTGCACCGCCGCGGCTGGGTGCATCGCGACCTCAAGCCCGCCAATTTGCTGCGGCGCGCCGACGGCTCGCTGGTGCTGGCCGACCTCGGCGAGGCCGTGCCCGCCGGCACGCCCGGTCCGGCTCCCGGTACGGTGGTCGGCTCGCCGCGCTACGCCGCGCCCGAGCAGTCGCAGGGGGCGCCGGCCGCGCCGGCGGCCGACGTGTACAGCCTGGGCGTGCTGCTGCACGAGTGGCTGACCGGGTGGCCGGCCTATGGGGGCGAGACGCCGGCGGAGCTGCAGGCGCAGCACCTGATCGCCCCGGTGCCGCGGCTGTGCGCCGAGCGCGCGCACTGGCAGCCGCTGCTGGATGCCCTCATGGCCAAGGACCCGGCCCACCGCCTGCCCGACGGGCAGGCGGTGCTTACCAGGAATGCAACGTGA
- a CDS encoding response regulator, which yields MTGKSILVVDDTRSMRKMVSAVLAGAGYEVSEAGDGAEALQLAQQRQFDLVVTDHNMPVMDGVTLVRELRRLPQYDAVALIVLSTEVDPLLKQKGREAGATGWMAKPFDPQRMLDIVGKFV from the coding sequence ATGACAGGCAAGTCCATCCTGGTCGTCGACGACACGCGCTCCATGCGCAAGATGGTGTCGGCCGTGCTGGCCGGCGCCGGCTACGAGGTGTCGGAGGCGGGCGACGGCGCCGAGGCGCTGCAACTGGCGCAGCAGCGCCAGTTCGACCTGGTCGTGACCGACCACAACATGCCGGTCATGGACGGCGTGACGCTGGTGCGCGAGCTGCGGCGGCTGCCGCAGTACGACGCGGTGGCGCTGATCGTGCTGTCCACCGAGGTCGATCCGCTGCTCAAGCAGAAGGGCCGCGAGGCCGGCGCCACCGGCTGGATGGCCAAGCCGTTCGACCCCCAGCGCATGCTGGACATCGTAGGCAAGTTCGTTTGA